The genomic stretch ACCCGCAGACCGAGCTCCGTCAAGCGAGCGGCCACCCTTTCCACCAGTGGCTCGGCCTCCTCGGGCGGGGCGGCGTCCACGAACGAGGGACGCCGGCCACGCGAGGTGTCCGCGTACAGCGTGAACTGGCTGACGACCAGCACCTCCCCCTGGACGTCCAGCAGCGACAGGTTCATCTTGCCGTCGCCGTCCTGGATCACGCGCAGGTTGGCGATCTTGTCCGCGACGTGCAGCGCCTCGGCCTCCCCGTCGCCGCGTCCGGCACCGAGCAGCACCAGAAAGCCGGAACCGATCTCGCCGACCAGATCCCCGCCGACCGAGACTGAAGCCCGGGAGACCCGCTGGATGACCGCGCGCAACGCGACGGCTACTTGTCCGGACGCGCCCGCAGCGGCAGCACGCGATACACGTCGAACACGCCCTCGACCGAG from Actinomycetota bacterium encodes the following:
- the dtd gene encoding D-aminoacyl-tRNA deacylase — protein: MRAVIQRVSRASVSVGGDLVGEIGSGFLVLLGAGRGDGEAEALHVADKIANLRVIQDGDGKMNLSLLDVQGEVLVVSQFTLYADTSRGRRPSFVDAAPPEEAEPLVERVAARLTELGLRVACGVFGASMDVELVNRGPVTILIDTARE